The genomic interval CCATCCACCCCACACCCTCAGTAACTTCCCGCAGATCCCCAGAACTTCAATAGACAAAATTTATCAAAGCTTCTCAAAACCACTTCTGCAATTTATGCCCTTTTCAAGTGAATTCGGAGAGTATGTTGGGTGAATTGTCATCAACGATTGACGTGCGCTTTCTCCTGTTCCCTTGACTCCATTGCCTCATGTGGTAATTCACGCAATCGAGGATTGTTATAGCAGCGTCCTTGAAATAGTTGATTAGCCACCGACGCATTGAACATTTTTTACGTGATTTTGCACACTCCCTCTGGCACCAACCAGGTCGCTCTCTGCTGCTTTTAACCTTAATTTAGAGCCTGAAAATGTTTGATTCGTCTCAGTTAAATTCTTCTGAAGTGGTTACTGAAACCTCGTATCCCCTTTCATCCATGCAGCAAGGAATGCTATTCCATCGTCTGCGATCGCAACAGACTGGGGTAGACATTGAGCAACTGCTTTGTACACTGCACGAAAAGCTTGACGTTTCAGCATTTAAACAATCCTGGCAACGGGTTATAGAGCGGCATCCAGTTTTAAGAACGAGCTTTCACTGGCAAGGGTTGGACTCGCCCGTGCAGCGTGTGCATCAACAGGTGCAATTACCATTTGTTCAGCAAGACTGGCGTGGCCTTGCAAACCAGGAACAGGCGGAGCATCTGAACGCCTACCTTCAGCGCGATCGACAGCAAGGCTTTGAGCTAGACCAACCACCTTTACTTCGTTTCGCAATTTTTCAAATCGCTGAAGCGCATTACCAATTTGTCTGGACGTTCCATCATATTTTGCTAGATGGACGTTCCTTTCCCCTCATCCTGAACGAAGTTTTTGCTTTTTATGAAGCAATCTGCCGGGGACAGGATTTGCAGCCAGTCCAACCACCGTCCTACAAGCACTACATTGAGTGGCTGCAACAACAAAATTGGAGTGAGGCAAAAGAGTTCTGGCAACAATTGCTCCAGGGCTTCCAAACGCCAACTCCCCTGCCCTTTGCCCAATCTTCCCTAAGCTCGGCTCCAACAGGGCATGCAGAGGAGCAGGTTCACTTACCCACCGTCACTACGGCTGCCCTGCAATCTCTAGCGCAGCAGCATGGTTTAACCCCAAATACGCTGGTTCAAGGTGCCTGGGCATTGCTTCTGAACTATTACAGCGGCACTGGGGATGTGGTTTTTGGCGCAACCAGGGCATGTCGTCGCTCTGCCATAAACCAGGCGGAGTTGATGGTGGGGCTTTTCATTAATACCCTGCCGGTTCGGGTTCAGATTACTCCGGAAACACCCCTCCTGCCCTGGCTGAAGGAACTCCGCCACCAGCATCTGGCAGTCAGAGCCTACGAACATACCCCCCTGGTAGAGGTGCAGCAATGGAGCGAAGTGCCCCCTGGTCAGCCGTTGTTTAATAGTCTGGTTGTGTTTGAGAATTACAATCTTAACACTGCGTTGCAAAACCAGGGAGCAAGTTGGAAGAAGCGTGAGTTTCAGCTGTTTGAACAACCCAGTTACCCACTGATGCTGGGGGCGCAACTGGGAACGGAATTAGCCTTGAAGATTTCCTATGATCGCCACCAGTTTGAGCGTTCTACTATTACACGCATGCTGGGGCACCTCACAGCCCTACTTGAGGGAATGGTGGCAAACCCAAACCAACAGCTTGGCGATTTGCCTGTTTTAACGCCAGCAGAACGGCACCAAATTCTGGTGGAATGGAATGCAACGGAGGTGGAGTATCCCCAGCATCTCCGTCTCCATGATTTGGTTGAAGCACAGGTTGAGCGCTCACCAGATGCGGTTGCGGTGACGTTTGATGGGAAACGACTAACCTACCGGGAGCTAAACAGTCGTGCCAATCAACTTGCCCACCATTTACAGACACTTAGAGTTAAACCAGAAGTTACCGTTGGAATTTGCATCGAGCGATCGCTGGAAATGATCATTGCGCTGCTGGCAATCCTGAAAGCAGGCGGTGCCTATGTGCCGTTAGATCCGACCTACCCGCAGGAGCGGTTAGCGCATATCCTGTCTGACTCCCAGTTGGCTGTCGTACTGACCCAGGAAAAACTGTTGTCACTCCTGCCGCAGCAGGGAATTCCAGCGATTTGCCTCGATACGCACTGGGAAAAGATTGCCAGCGAGAGTGAAGCGAATCCAACCAGTACAGCCACCGCTGAAAATCTGGCTTACATCATCTATACCTCCGGTTCGACTGGAAAACCCAAAGGGGTTCTGATCGAACATCAAGGCGCGGTCAACACGATTCTAGACATCAACCAACGGTTTCAGGTTGGTTCTAGCGATCGCGTTTTAGCGGTCTGTTCGCTCAATTTTGACCTGTCTGTCTACGATGTCTTTGGGATGCTGGCGGCAGGGGGCACGATTGTTCTTCCCAAACCCGCGATCGCCCCTGACTTAAGCCACTGGAGCGACCTCATGCACCGAGAGCAGGTTACTCTCTGGAACTCGGCTCCACCCGTCATGCAGATGTTTGCCGGTCATCTAGTAGATCATTGCTGCCCCCTTCCAGCCTCCTTGCGACTGGTCATGCTAAGCGGTGACTGGATTCCCCTCACCCTGCCGGATCTGATCCGTCAGCTTAAAACGGGAACCGATCAGGTTGAAATTGTTAGTCTGGGCGGAGCAACCGAAGCCTCCATCTGGTCGATTCTTTACCCCATTGGGGCGATCTCTCCCACCTGGAAAAGTATTCCCTATGGGAAACCGATGGCAAACCAGCAATTCTACATCCTGGATGAACGCTTGCATCCAGTGCCCGCAGGAATGGTGGGAGAACTGTACATTGGTGGAGACGGCGTTGCCCGTGGTTATCACAACCGTCCCGACCTGAACGCGACGAAATTCATTCCCTCGCCCTTCAGTGATCACCCCCGTTCCCGCCTGTATCGGACTGGAGATTTGGGACGCTACATGCCAGATGGCACGATCGAATTTTTGGGTCGGATTGACCACCAAGTAAAAATTCGGGGATTTCGGGTAGAAATGGGCGAAATCGAGGCAATTCTGGTTCAACACCCAGCCATTCGAGAAACGGCAATTCTAGCCAGGGAAGATGCCTCTGGAAATAACCAGCTTGTTGCCTACCTGGTTCTGAAACAACCTGACGTTCAATCATCTCACCTAACCCAGGATGATTCTAAGCAGCTAATTGGGGATATGCGGAGCTTTTTGAAGGAGAAACTGCCCGACTACATGGTTCCGGCTGCGTTCGTTCTGCTGGAAGCGTTACCGTTGACCCCCAACGGCAAACTCGATCGGCAAGCCCTACCTGCCCCTGAGTTTATCAATCAAGCGCTCAATTCCGCAGCAACATCTTCCTTTGTAGCTCCCCGCGATCGCATCGAACAACAATTAACTGAGATTTGGCAGGAATTTCTGGGCGTACCAGCGATTGGTATCCATGACAATTTCTTTGATTTGGGTGGACACTCCTTAATTGCTGTCCGCCTATGGGCAAAGGTGGAAAAAACCTTTAACCAGGAACTACCGCTGGCAACCCTATTTCAGGCACCCACGATCGAACAACTTGCCAGGCACCTGCGCCAATCTGGAACTCCCTTACCCTGCCCTGCGATGGCGGTGATTCAATCGGGGAAAGCGGGTACCTCAAAACCTCCCCTGTTCTGCATCCATGTTCATGGGAGAGGCATGAAGCTTTATCGCCCCCTGATCCGTCATCTCGATCCAGAACAGCCGATTTACGGGCTGTCGGTTCACTTTGTGAAAGATGTGGTTCCCATGGAACGAACCGAAGAGTTTGCAGCGTACTACGTCCAACAAATCCGCATGATTCAACCAGAGGGACCATATCTGCTGGCAGGAATTTCCTTTGGGGGCTTAATTGCCTATGAAATGGCGCAACAGTTGCGATCTCAGGGGCAACAGGTGGCGCTGTTGGGACTATTTGACACCACTCCGCCGACGACTGCTGCCAACACGTTAACCCCTGTCAAAGAACATGAGACTGAATCCTTGCATCAATTCACCCAGCCCCACTCCATCAACCTGGTGCAGCGATTCAAATCGCAGCTCGAATCGGTTCAATATCTTGGTACGTGGTTGTGGTTCAAGTATTGCAGGCTCGCTGTCATCTTTTACCGGATAGCGCAACGTCCCATGCCAGAGTACCTGGAAAACTTTAACTACGTTCTAGAAAACGTTCGGATCAGCCGCATTTACACCCCCCAACCCTATTCCGGCCAGGTCACCCTATTTAAAGCAAAAGGACGGGATGACGTTGACATCGAAGTAGGCTGGTCTCCCCTGATCAAAAACCTGGAGGTTTGTGAAGTTCCTGGTGACCATATGGGGATGTTTTGTGAGCCTGAGGTACGCATCCTCAGCGAAAAGTTACAGTCCTGCATTGACCGGGCGATCGCTCCAAAAGTGTCGCGGCAGAAGAGTGAAAGGGTGAGGGGATAAGTTTTGAGTTTTAAGTTTTGAGTTGGGTAGGGGAGTTTAGTCATCTATAGCGACCCTATCCCTTTGCCAGGAGTGGAGCCGCCTGCAACAAAGTTTGGGTATAGGGATGTTGAGGATGGGTAAATATTTCCTGAGTTACACCCAGTTCAACAATTTTGCCCGCCTGCATGACGGCGATGCGATCGCAAAAGAACCGTGCCACCCACAGGTCGTGGGTAATGAACAGGTAGGTGAGATTAAATTCCTGTTTCAATTCCCGCATCAATTGCAACACCTGGGTTTGCACGCTGGCATCTAGCATGCTGACCGGTTCATCGCAAATCACCAGTTGGGGGCGGGTAATCAGGGCGCGAGCGATCGCCACCCGTTGCTGTTGCCCGCCGGACAACTCCGCCGGATAGCGCTCAAAAAAATCTTCTACGGGAGTTAGTCCGACCCGTTCCAGCATTTGTCTGACCTGTAACGCTGCTTCCTCAGGTGTTGCTAACCGATGAATGAATAAGGGATCGGCAATACTTTCTCCTACGGTCATGATTGGGTTTAAGCAGGCGTGGGGATCTTGAAACACCATCTGCATCTGCCGTCGTTGTTGCCGAAGAGCAGGACGGGGCAACTGCGTCAACTCCTGTCCCAAAAACTCCACAGATCCTGCCGTTGGTCGAATCAACTGCAAAATTGCACGGGAGAGGGTACTTTTGCCGCATCCCGATTCTCCGACCAGTCCCAAAGTCTCCCCCGGATAGAGATAGAGACTGATTCCATCCACGGCTTTGATCGTCTGATCCGGTTTGGAAAGCAGCCGCGCGAGGAAATTTCCCTCCAGAGTGTAGTATTGCTGGAGGTTTTGAACGTGTAATAGGGGGGGTGGGGAAGAGTTTTGAGTTTTAAGCTTTGAGTTTTGAATTGAAGCTGAATGGGGTGTGGGGTGTGGGGTGTGGGGTGTGGGGAATGGATTTTCTCCTCTATCTTCCCTATCCCCCTCATCTTCCCTATCTTCCTGCCCTTCTGCCCTTTGCCCTCTGCCTTCTGCCTTTTCCCCTCCCGCTGCCTGCAAATGCAATGCCGCGTTCAACAACGATCGCGTATACCCATGTTGGGGATTCTGAAGGACGGCTTGAGTCTCACCTGTTTCCACCAACTTGCCCCCGTACATCACGGCAATCCGATCACAGTACTCCCCAATCATTGCCAGGTCATGGGAGATGATGAGCAACGCCATCTGCCGCTCTGAACAAAATCGGGTCAGTTCCCGCAAGATCTGAGCAGCTACCGTAACATCCAGGCTGGTGGTGGGTTCGTCTGCCACAATCAGCTTAGGGTTAAGCAGCAATGCCAGGGCGATCGCTACCCGCTGCCGCATGCCCCCACTAAATTCATGGGGGTACTGCGACCACCGACTGGCAGGAATACTGACCGCTTCCAGGGTTGTGATTGCGTGCTCTTTCGCCTGACGACGAGACAAATCGGGGCGATGGGCTGCCAGGGTTTCTAAACAATGGTCACCGATCGTCATCAGTGGATCGAGCCGAGTCATTGGATCTTGAAATATCAAGGAGACTGCTTCTCCCCGGAATCGACGCAATTCTGTTGAAGAAAAGTCGAGAACCGATCTCCCAGCAAAAAGCACCCGCCCTTCAACCCTAGTATGGTCAGGCAACAGCCGTATTGCTGCCCTTCCCAGGGTAGATTTGCCACACCCTGACTCTCCCACCAACCCAAGCTTCTCTCCAGGGTTGAGCGTAAGCGACACATCATCAACTGCCCAGCTAATCTGCTTTGTGCCTCGTTGAGGATACGCTACCCGCAGGTTTTCCACGCAAAACAGAGTGTTAGTCATTTTAGCTACCAACCATTAGCTTTCAGCTACTCTATCAGTTGTTTGCCTCCGACGAGTAAAATCTCTGACGCTAACTCCCTGTGCCTGCTCCATCCCAGAACGGGCGTTGGGTATCCATCTCCTAATTTTGTCCAAATGCCAGAATCTGAGCAGCACTCAACTTGAAGTCAGAAACCACTGTTGATGACAGGGGAATATCACCGATGTAAGTCGTATCTTCATACTGTCCGTTTACCCACAGGCACAACGTCACTTGCTGCATTTCCGGGTCAATAATCCAATTTTCTGCAATTCCCCGTGCTGCATATTCTGTGTGTTTGTAGCGGTAGTCTCGATCGCGATTTTCTGCACCGGGAGACACCACTTCAATGACGATGGCAGGAGGCGGTATATTCCGTGTTAAGATTGCTCGCCTTGTCCCTGCTAATGCTGTTTGTGATTCTTCGGTATGAACAATGAGAGCGGGCAATCGACACTTTGCCCGTCGCCCAGTTACTTCAATCTCTGTTCCGAGAGCAATTAATGCAATCGGGAAATACTCCGCCAACTCAAATAATAAATACTTAGCAATGTCTAAATTGCGCTGGCTTTCGGTTGGCATTTCTACTAATTCCCCGTCTACAAGTTCATAGCGGGTGTTGGTGCCATCGTCGTAGGCAAGATATTCCTCCATCATCATGATCTTGCGTGCAGTTTGAGTCATGGCTAGAATCTCCGAAATCGCCACAGCAGTGCTGCTGAAACAGAAAACCAGATGCGCCCCAATCTTAGCAAATCTTGATTCTCCACTCGTTTGCTCGCCCACATATCGCAGTCCCAAATCAGTTAAGAGGGAAGGGCTTTGTGAGAAAGGGTTTCATTGGAATCCTTTCTCACCATCCAAATAGGATCGCGATAGACGGCAAAAACCAGCTTCAGGAACTCTCCCTTTTGAGGTAGGTGGAGATGGTTATACGTCGATACGATTGGTTCTTTATAAGAGGTAGCTCATAAATAACAAGGAGTTCTGCATGTTTTTTCATAAAAAAGAACCCATTCACGTCGTCAATGTTAATGAGGCAAATCCTCGTTTTGCTCAACTTTTACT from Kovacikia minuta CCNUW1 carries:
- a CDS encoding Uma2 family endonuclease, which produces MTQTARKIMMMEEYLAYDDGTNTRYELVDGELVEMPTESQRNLDIAKYLLFELAEYFPIALIALGTEIEVTGRRAKCRLPALIVHTEESQTALAGTRRAILTRNIPPPAIVIEVVSPGAENRDRDYRYKHTEYAARGIAENWIIDPEMQQVTLCLWVNGQYEDTTYIGDIPLSSTVVSDFKLSAAQILAFGQN
- a CDS encoding amino acid adenylation domain-containing protein, with product MFDSSQLNSSEVVTETSYPLSSMQQGMLFHRLRSQQTGVDIEQLLCTLHEKLDVSAFKQSWQRVIERHPVLRTSFHWQGLDSPVQRVHQQVQLPFVQQDWRGLANQEQAEHLNAYLQRDRQQGFELDQPPLLRFAIFQIAEAHYQFVWTFHHILLDGRSFPLILNEVFAFYEAICRGQDLQPVQPPSYKHYIEWLQQQNWSEAKEFWQQLLQGFQTPTPLPFAQSSLSSAPTGHAEEQVHLPTVTTAALQSLAQQHGLTPNTLVQGAWALLLNYYSGTGDVVFGATRACRRSAINQAELMVGLFINTLPVRVQITPETPLLPWLKELRHQHLAVRAYEHTPLVEVQQWSEVPPGQPLFNSLVVFENYNLNTALQNQGASWKKREFQLFEQPSYPLMLGAQLGTELALKISYDRHQFERSTITRMLGHLTALLEGMVANPNQQLGDLPVLTPAERHQILVEWNATEVEYPQHLRLHDLVEAQVERSPDAVAVTFDGKRLTYRELNSRANQLAHHLQTLRVKPEVTVGICIERSLEMIIALLAILKAGGAYVPLDPTYPQERLAHILSDSQLAVVLTQEKLLSLLPQQGIPAICLDTHWEKIASESEANPTSTATAENLAYIIYTSGSTGKPKGVLIEHQGAVNTILDINQRFQVGSSDRVLAVCSLNFDLSVYDVFGMLAAGGTIVLPKPAIAPDLSHWSDLMHREQVTLWNSAPPVMQMFAGHLVDHCCPLPASLRLVMLSGDWIPLTLPDLIRQLKTGTDQVEIVSLGGATEASIWSILYPIGAISPTWKSIPYGKPMANQQFYILDERLHPVPAGMVGELYIGGDGVARGYHNRPDLNATKFIPSPFSDHPRSRLYRTGDLGRYMPDGTIEFLGRIDHQVKIRGFRVEMGEIEAILVQHPAIRETAILAREDASGNNQLVAYLVLKQPDVQSSHLTQDDSKQLIGDMRSFLKEKLPDYMVPAAFVLLEALPLTPNGKLDRQALPAPEFINQALNSAATSSFVAPRDRIEQQLTEIWQEFLGVPAIGIHDNFFDLGGHSLIAVRLWAKVEKTFNQELPLATLFQAPTIEQLARHLRQSGTPLPCPAMAVIQSGKAGTSKPPLFCIHVHGRGMKLYRPLIRHLDPEQPIYGLSVHFVKDVVPMERTEEFAAYYVQQIRMIQPEGPYLLAGISFGGLIAYEMAQQLRSQGQQVALLGLFDTTPPTTAANTLTPVKEHETESLHQFTQPHSINLVQRFKSQLESVQYLGTWLWFKYCRLAVIFYRIAQRPMPEYLENFNYVLENVRISRIYTPQPYSGQVTLFKAKGRDDVDIEVGWSPLIKNLEVCEVPGDHMGMFCEPEVRILSEKLQSCIDRAIAPKVSRQKSERVRG
- a CDS encoding dipeptide ABC transporter ATP-binding protein: MTNTLFCVENLRVAYPQRGTKQISWAVDDVSLTLNPGEKLGLVGESGCGKSTLGRAAIRLLPDHTRVEGRVLFAGRSVLDFSSTELRRFRGEAVSLIFQDPMTRLDPLMTIGDHCLETLAAHRPDLSRRQAKEHAITTLEAVSIPASRWSQYPHEFSGGMRQRVAIALALLLNPKLIVADEPTTSLDVTVAAQILRELTRFCSERQMALLIISHDLAMIGEYCDRIAVMYGGKLVETGETQAVLQNPQHGYTRSLLNAALHLQAAGGEKAEGRGQRAEGQEDREDEGDREDRGENPFPTPHTPHPTPHSASIQNSKLKTQNSSPPPLLHVQNLQQYYTLEGNFLARLLSKPDQTIKAVDGISLYLYPGETLGLVGESGCGKSTLSRAILQLIRPTAGSVEFLGQELTQLPRPALRQQRRQMQMVFQDPHACLNPIMTVGESIADPLFIHRLATPEEAALQVRQMLERVGLTPVEDFFERYPAELSGGQQQRVAIARALITRPQLVICDEPVSMLDASVQTQVLQLMRELKQEFNLTYLFITHDLWVARFFCDRIAVMQAGKIVELGVTQEIFTHPQHPYTQTLLQAAPLLAKG